In a genomic window of Polycladomyces abyssicola:
- a CDS encoding TerC family protein, whose product MDTQFWIGFINIIILDLVLSGDNAVVIGMAARALPEKQRKKAIIFGTSAAIVLRVALTGIAAYLLNIPLLMSIGGLILLWIAVKLVTEEDDETEVHVGRGLKEAIKTIIVADVVMSLDNVLAVAGAAHGDFWLVLFGLMLSIPIIMWGSRIIAVMMNKLPWLVYVGSAILGYTAGQLIVEDPIIHQLFVESVSALSWAVPLALALLVVIAGGALKRTAK is encoded by the coding sequence TTGGATACACAATTTTGGATTGGATTTATCAATATCATCATCCTCGACTTGGTATTGAGTGGGGACAATGCCGTCGTCATCGGTATGGCGGCAAGAGCGCTCCCTGAAAAACAGCGGAAAAAAGCGATCATCTTCGGTACCAGTGCCGCTATTGTACTTCGCGTCGCTTTGACCGGTATAGCCGCCTATTTGTTGAATATCCCGTTGTTGATGTCCATCGGCGGATTGATCTTGCTGTGGATTGCGGTGAAACTGGTCACCGAGGAGGATGACGAGACGGAAGTCCATGTTGGCCGGGGATTGAAGGAAGCGATCAAAACGATTATCGTCGCCGATGTCGTGATGAGCTTGGATAATGTTCTGGCGGTCGCGGGAGCGGCGCACGGCGATTTTTGGTTGGTGCTGTTCGGCTTGATGTTAAGTATCCCCATCATCATGTGGGGGAGCCGGATCATCGCCGTGATGATGAATAAACTGCCATGGCTGGTGTATGTTGGCTCCGCCATTTTGGGATATACAGCCGGACAGTTGATCGTGGAAGATCCCATCATCCATCAACTGTTCGTCGAGTCCGTTTCTGCTTTGTCCTGGGCAGTACCGCTCGCTTTGGCTCTGTTGGTCGTGATTGCGGGTGGCGCGCTCAAACGTACCGCCAAATGA